Genomic window (Rhizobium sp. SL42):
ATCAGGATCAATGCGTCTATCGTGCTGGCCAAGGGGCAGGTCGACACGGCTGAAGCCCTCCTCAAGGAGGCAATCGCGGCAGCGGATGAGATCGACGCTTCGACTTGGCGGTTAAGGGCGAGCAACGATCTGGCGCGGCTTTGGCAAGGTCAGTCACGGACTGAAGAAGCCGTGCAGATGCTACGACCGGCCTTCACCGACATTATCGGCACCAAGAGCAAGGATATTGTACGCGCCCGCGAGACCCTCGCCAGGTTGAAGTAGACATGCAGAGGGCACTCCACCCTCATGCCATGATTGCACATCATTCGCTAGCTTAGAGACCGAGATCCGAAAGGCCGAGATGATCGTCGGGACGGCGGCCCAGCGGCCATCGGAACTTGCGTTCGTCCTCCCGCATCGGATGCTCGTTGATGCTGGCGAAACGTTGCCGCATCAAGCCGTCGGGAGCAAATTCCCAGTTTTCGTTGCCATAGGCGCGGAACCAGTTGCCGCTGTCGTCGTGATACTCATAGGCGTAGCGTACGGCAATGCGATTGCCGGAGAAGGCCCAGAGTTCCTTGATCAGCCGGTAGTCGAGCTCCTTTGCCCACTTGCGCTCAAGAAACGCCCTCGCCTCAGCGCGTCCACGCGGGAACTCCGCGCGATTGCGCCATTCGGTGTCTTCGGTATAGGCGAGAGCCACTCTGGCCGCATCGCGGCTGTTCCAGCCATCCTCGGCGAGGCGGACTTTTTCACGTGCTGTCTCTTCTGTGAATGGTGGTAGCGGCGGACGGGACATCTTTTGGTTCCTTGGCTGAGTGAGAGGCTGAGGAGCCGCACAGTTTGCGCGTCTCCGCATCATGAAGTCAGTCGGAATGCACCATGCCCGGAGCGTCTACGATGCGTTTCTCGCCGCCTGCTGCGCACGCTGATAGCTCTCGCTGACGGCGGCGTAGTTCGGCGCGACCATCCCGTAAAGTTTAGCCAGCTCGGCGGCTTCAGGACGCGCCCAGGTGCGGTGCAGTTCAGACAGCAGCGCGTTAGTCGAGGTCGGTTTGACGCCCCCCTGTACGAAGCGTGCGACACTGACGCGCGAAGCCATTTCGCTGGGATCGCCCGAGGCATCGATGACGGCATAGACACCGTATCCGGCGGCGACGGCATCGAGCGCCGGAAACATCACGCAGACGCTGGTCCAGACACCAGCCATCACCAGCGTCTTGCGGCCGGTTGATTTGACCTGTGCGACGAAATCATCGTTATCCCAGGCGTTGACCTCTCCCTTTCGCGGGACATAGACGGCATGTGGTGCATCCTCGTGGATCTCAGGCATCAAGGGCCCATTGCTGCCATTGGGCTCCGAGGCCGTTGTAATGACGGGGATATCGAGGAGCGTTGCAAGCCGGGCGATCATCGCAACATTTCGCCTGAGGTCGGCCACGGGAATATCCTTGACCGTTTGGAAAAGCCCTGACTGGTGGTCGAGTAGCAGGATGACGGCATCGGCAGGATCGATGAGCGCGATGCCGCCTCCAGACGCCAAAACGCTCGATTTTGTATGTATTGATGTGCTCACTGTCACTCTCCCTGATCTGTGTCGGTGGGGCAATCCGCCCTCGGTCTTGGATAGCGGGAACGCGGCAGCGATAGAAGTTAAGCAAGGGCAAACGCGGGGAAACGCTGTGAAGCCGTAGTTTTTCATTTTCTCCGAGGCTTGGACGAAGCAGAACCAGAAGATATCGAAGCATTTTTCGGCCTCATCTTATCACTCGGGGAAAGATCAGGGACACCAGGACGGTTTCGAGCCGATTGGGTTCTTCCAGTCGCGTGAACAATCGCTTCGCTGCGGCCGATCGCCAATTCACATGGTTTGACCACGATTTATTCGCCAGGCATGGGAGACAATGGCACATTGAAGCCACCAGATGCCCACTGTTCCCAAGACTGTGTAACCATCCGTTCCCGTTCCCCTGCCCCGGCTCCCACCGGAGGCAACCTGAGCGCGCCGCGACCGATCCGCCCCCGCCCCGTGCCCTACAAGGTCCGGCGCGCTCATTTTTCCTGCAGACGACGCATCGCGCAGACCGCAGTCGACACCGACAGAAGCGGAGCCAGGTGACACTCGCATCGCTCTGAGAAGCACACGAAGCAGCGTCATCGGACTATCCGCCGTCTCTAACGACAAATACTGTGCTGGGCGGTAAGCCCCGCGCGCGGCATCCCCATCAGCGACATCATTGGCTACGGGGAGGTTCCAGATGGTGCGGGACTTCTTCAACGTTTGCGGACGCTTAATCCTCGATCAAATAGTTCTGGCGCGTGTAGACCGGCTCGAACCCCAGCTTGACCAAATTGTCATAGGAGACCCGGCTCTTGCCGCTTTCCGGCTCAGCTGTCTCTGAGGCGAAGACTGTCACGCCCAGCGCGGCGCCGATGCTCATCCGGTCGTGAATCAAGGCCGTCTGCACGCCTCTGTTCCGGTATTCCGGAAGCGTTGTGCCGCCGCCGAGCCAGGCATAGCCGCCAGCCGTGTACATGATCGCACTGCCTACCGGCGTTTCATCCAGATAGGCGAGATGGCAACTCCAGCTAGGTTTGCCGACGATACCCGACCACAGCGGCGCGAGCCGCGGAGGAAAACCGAAACCACGGCACATCAGCGCACCGAACAGCTCGGCCTCTGCCTCGCTGGCAAGCCGCACCTCGATTGCACCGTTTCTGTACCCAGGAGAAACGGGTGCAGGACAAGCAAGCTTGACCCAGCTTGCACCATTCCTCTTCAATCCCCGGTCTGATATCCATTGAAGGACACTCGCAGATGCTGAGCTTGCATCGATCTGCACATGGCGGGTCCCCCCGCGCCCGGCAAACCATCCAAGAGCAGCTTCCAGGCTTTCGGTATCCGTGAGGCCGAGCACCCGGTTCAATCCGATGGCGGGCGCGAAAGGCAGTGAAACTGCGCAACCTTCGGCAATCGACGCATAAGCGAGTTCGTCCTCCTCCGTCATCGACCGGAGTGCCGATCGAAAGAGATCGATGAAAGCCTGTACCTCAATCGCTTCCTCACGCCGAATAGCTGGGTGTGACATGAAGTCTCCATATGTTGATCAGAAAAAGGTCCCGGAGCCCAGGCCAGATGCGCAGTATGTGCTCGAGGTTGATTGGCAGTTTTCCCTGCCAGCCAACGGGCCGCCCATCGTGCAAGATCCTGTCAAGGGGGTGATTTCGCCAAACCTAGGCCGCCGGCGCTGCTATCCTCTGCGGCGCAATGCGTGCATCTTCCGCGACATTCGTCAGCATCTTGACCGTCTGGGACATGTAAGAGACGTGCCGGCGCTGAACATGTTCGCGTTCCATCGTTTCGGCAAGTTTCGCCGCGGCATAGGTCTTGGTGAATTCCGAGAGCCTCAGGCTTGCTACATCGGTGCCAGGGTGGAAATGCAGGAGAGACTTGTCCACCAGGTTTCCGATGGCCGCAGCGACATCGGCATCTTCCAGGTCGTCTCCGCCGACGACTGTCAACGCCGCATCGAGAGAGAATGGGCCTTGAAAGATTGACAAGGCCCGAAGCACCTTTTGGTCTTTTGGCGCGAGACCAGAATAACTCAAATCCAGCATGGAGCGAACTGTTCGATGTCGTTGGGGCGCATAGCGATTTCCGCGCCAAGACAAGACGAGACGGTTATCGAGAAGATCCGCAACACGCTCAAGTCCATAGGCCCCCGTTCTGCTCGCGACCAGCTCGATCGCCAATGGGTTGCCGTCAAGCCGCCGGCAGATCGCAGCAACGGCGCCAACCTGCTCGTCATCCATGGGGCCAGCAAGGCCACTCTCTATGGCGCGCTGGACGAACAGTTGCACTGCAGGCCATTCAAGAGCGTGTTGAGCCGACAGATTATCCGTCGCCAGCGGAACCGCAAGCGGCCCGAGAAGATGGATCGTTTCACCGGACAGTCGGAATGCTTCGCGGCTAGTAGCAAGGATGTGTACGACCGAGGTCTGTCGCATGATGTGGTCGACGACGTCAGCGACTGCATCGATTACGTGCTCGCAGTTGTCGAGCACCAACAGCGTTCGATGCAACGACAGACTGGCGACAACACGATCCAGCATGATGTCGCAACTGTCGATGCCGGCCGAAACGCCAATCGCGGCGAGAAGCGTTTCGCCATCAACGACCGCGCTTAAATCCACAAAGTGGATTCGCTCGAAGCTCGTAGTGGCCTGTGAGGCCATAACAGCCAGTGTCGACTTGCCAGCCCCTCCCGCTCCGACAATTGTTACAAGGCGCTTCTCCGAGATGCTCTGGATGAGGTCTGCCAAGCTTTCCTCACGCCCGACTGGCTGCAAATACCGGTTTGGCAAGCGCACCTCATCCGACACCATCTGAAGATCGATGGGGCCCGAAGTAGTTGGCGCCCCCTCCGGGGCATCTCTCCATTCCGCCGGGGCGACAAAGCAATAACCCCGCCCGGCAATGCTGACGACGTAGCGTTCACCGTTGTCACCGCAGTGAATCTCCCGACGCAGATGCGCCATCTGGACGCGCACATTGGAATCCTCAACATTAAGACCGGGCCAGGCAAATGACATGAGTTCCCGCCGCGACAGTACCTCGCCCTGTCGCTGAACCAGCGCCACGAGCATGTCGAACGCTCGGCTACCAATGGCGACGGCATCATCGCCCCGTTTCAGGATCCGACAGGTCGGGTAGAGATAATAGGGGCCAAAAGCAAAGTAGCCGTCTCTTGTTCTGTCAAACATCTCGAGGACATCCCATGGTGGCGCCGTGTCAGGAAGCGTTCGCTCTTTTGCGGCTGGCATGTCAGAGATAGTCGAGAGCGGGGCCTGAGACCCGTTAATTCCAGTAAAGAGTTCGGCTTTACCTCGCCTTTCCACAATCGACCTATCGCCTGCGCTCTGATTTTCCTTCAAATTTTCAAGCTTTAACTCGCTATTGCCGCCTCCGTGCAGGACGCTGATCGCACTGAATTGGTGTCTTCACCTTCAGCCTCACAACGCACTGGAGATACAAAATGCGTCGAATTCTGATGTCTTTGCTGCTCGCCACAACTCTCGCGTCCACGGTTGCACCGCCGCTCACCGCTCATGCAGACGAGCTAGCCAATGCCAGCCTGGTGGTTCCAACCGTGCACTATCGCTCTGTCGCTATCGATGGGGTCAAGGTGTCTTACCGTGAGGCGGGCCCCGTCGATGGTCCGGTCGTGCTGCTGTTGCACGGCTTCCCCACCTCGTCTCACATGTTCCGCAACCTTATTCCTCTCTTGGCTGACAAATATCGGGTCATCGCGCCGGATTATCCGGGCTATGGTCAAAGCGATGCGCCTGATCACTCGAAGTTCGCCTACACTTTCGCCAACCAGGCCGACATCGTCGACAAGCTCGTGACGAAACTCGGCGCCGACCGGTACACCATGTATGTCATGGATTACGGCGCACCGATCGGCTATCGCGTGGCCCTGAAACATCCCGAGCGCGTCAGTGGCCTGATCGTTCAGAACGGCAACGCCTATGACGAGGGCTTGCAGTCACCTTTCTGGGATCCGATAAAGGTGTATTGGGCCGACCGCTCGCAGAAGAACCGCGACGCGTTAAGCGGGCTTGTGACGCTTTCTGTCACCAAGTTCCAATACACTGACGGCATGGGCGACGTAGAGCGCATCAGCCCCGACAATTGGGTGCACGACCAAGCGCTGCTCGACCGTCCGGGCAACCAGGATGTCCAGTTGGATATGTTGGGAGACTACGGCTCCAACGTGCCGCTCTATCCTGACTTCCAGGCCTTCTTCCGCAAGCACCAGCCGCCTACGCTCATCGTCTGGGGCAAGAACGACAAAATCTTCCCCGAGGAAGGCGCCCACCCCTATCTCCGCGACCTACCCAAGGCCGAAGTGCATATTCTTGATTCCGGTCATTTCGCGCTCGAAGATCGCCTCGACGTGATGGCACCCCTTATCCATGACTTCCTCGATCGCAACCATGCAATGCGCTGAGTAACCCTTGTCCGGCAGGCCACTGCCCTGGAGCACCGATCCCCCGATCGGTGCTCTTCTCAGCGAAATTCGTGCATAAACGTGCACGAAAAGAATTCGGATCGGTCTTTACCGTTTTTTACTGGAGCCCACCTCGGCTATCATGTGACCCTTGTTTTGCTTTCTAAAACCTGAGGGAATCGCATTGACCGGAGTTCCGGCAAAGGGTCTACAGCGCTCATACTCCTTCGGACCGTTTGTCCTCATTCCGGAGCGGCAATTGCTCGTCGAGGGGGAAAAGCCGGTTCGAATAGGCGGTCGCGCGCTCGACGTATTGACGGTGCTCGTCGAGCGTCCCGGCGAAGTCGTGAGCAAGCGGGAACTCCTGTCTCGCGTCTGGCCTGGCATCGCCGTCGACGAGGCAAACCTCAAGGTGAATATGGGCGTCATCCGCCGCGCCCTCGGCGAGCTCGCCGGTCCGCCGCAATATATTGCAACCGTCGTCGGGCGGGGTTACCGGTTTGTCGCGCCCGTCTCGTCCAATGGAGCCGCGCCCTCTCCGTATATTGAGGAAAGGCCTGCCGCCCACAGCCATAACCTGCCTATTGGCACCACGCGCATCGTCGGTCGTGCTGACATGATCAACTCAATTGTCCGCGAGCTGGCGAGCACGCGTCTTGTCTCGATCGTCGGCACCGGGGGGGTTGGGAAGACGACCGTGGCAGTAGCCGCTGCCGAGAAGGCAATCGAAAGCTTCGCCGACGGTGTCTGGTTCGTGGATCTTGCCGCACTGAAGGATCCGTCGCTCGTGCCCAGCGCAATCGCGACAGCGGTTGGTCTGAAGGCTCATTCGGCCAACATTATGGCCGCTCTGTGCGCTGCTCTTCAGGAACGCGAGACCCTGCTTGTGCTCGACAACTGCGAGCATCTGATCGATGCGGCGGCAACCTGCGCCCAGCGAATCCTGACAACCGCGAAACATGTGAAAATCCTGACAACGTCGCGGGAGCCACTGTCTGTCAAGGGGGAACGCGTGCGCCGGCTCTCAGGACTGGCTTTGCCGCCCTCGACCTCCGAGATCAATGCTCAGGACGCACTGGGCTTCTCTGCGGTCCAGCTGTTTATCGAGCGCGCGACCGACAGGAGCGCATCCTTTGCCATGCGCGATGCCGATGCCGCGATCATCGCCGCCATATGCCGGCGGCTCGACGGTCTGGCACTGGCAATTGAACTCGCAGCAACCCGAATAGATGCGTTTCGGCCATCAGAACTGCTAGCCCGCCTTGACGACCGCTTCCGTCTTTTGCTGGGGCGGCGAGCCGGACCCGAGCGCCACCGCACGCTTGCAGCGACCATCGACTGGAGCTACGAGCTGCTATCCGACAGCGAGCAAGCGCTCATGCGGCGCCTTTCAGTCTTCGCAGGCACCTTCAATCTCGCCGCTGCCTGCAAGGTAGCGGCCGTTGATGCCATGGATCAGATACAGGTTGTAGACGATCTCAGCGGGCTGGTCGCCAAATCACTGCTCACCGCGGATGCCCTCGACATCGAGGTCAGCTACCGCATGCTGGAGACTACCCGCGCATATGCTTTCGAAAAGCTCGCAGCGACTGCGGAATTCGAACAGATTCGACGCCGGCACACATATCATGCACTCGACCTCGCGGAGGAGGCCAAGTCCGAGCTTGTGGTATTGCCGGTTGACGCATGGCTCGCCCGGTACCGTTCGAAAATCGACGAGATCAGGAATGGCCTGACCTTCGCCTTCTCCGGTCGTGGCGAAGAAGCTCTGGGTATTAAACTCACTGTCGCCGCAATTCCCTTCTGGGAACGACTGTCGCTGCTTGAGGAATGCAGGGTTGCCGTCGAGCGCGCGCTTGACGATCACCACGTGGCCCACAGGACCGAACGTGACAATCTGCTGCTCCTGCTGTCCCAAGGATGGACCCGGCTCTTTACTCGCGGGCCGCTGCCTGAGGTGAAGGGCGCCTTTGCCAAGGCACTGGACATAGCCAAGGCGCTTGCCGATGTCGATTTGCGGATCGAATGCCTGAGGGGTCTGTCGCAATACGAACTCTGGGCCGGCGACTCGCGCGCATCTCTGGCTTATGCCGAACAGGTTCGCGATATTGCGGCAGGCATGGGTGAGGAACATCTCGCACGAAAGGTCGACGGCCAGACCGGCAGCGCGCTCCACTATCTCGGCGACCTGACGGCAGCGCGCGAACAGCTGGAAGGTTTCCTCAACACCCTGCCATCCACGAGCGCCGAAGTATCCCGTTTCGAATTCGACCAACAATCAGAAGCCCGTGGCTCCCTGGCCATGGTGCTCTGGCTGCAGGGATTTTCGGATCAGGCACTAGCCATGGCACGCCGCCAGCGGGAAGAAGCCGAGGCTCGCCATTATCCGGTTCCTCTCTGTTCAGCCATTTTGATAACGTCGGTCTGCATTGCGATTTATGTTGGCAACTTCGACGAGGTCGAAGAGATGCTGGACTTCGCCGACCAGTTTGCGGCCGAACACAGCCTCGCGCTTTGGGGCGCGATCTCCGTCTGCATGCGAGCCAAGCTCAATATCGACACAAACCTGCCGGTCGATCTGGAAACCTATCGCCGCGCCCTAGACGCGCTGCGCAGCAGTGGTCTTGGCATGCGCTATCCGCCTTTCCTCGGCAATTACGGCCACCTACTGTCGCGCAACGGCGACGTAGATGGCGCACTTTCATGCATCAACGAGGCTATTTCGCTCTATTCCGAAAGCGGCCAGGACTGGGGGCTACCGGAAATGCTGATGATGAAAGGCAATTTCATTCGGGCCGGTGGCCGAGCGTCATCCTTCGAGCAAGCTGCGGACTGCTACATGCAATCGATCGAGCTTGCACGCCGCCATGGTTCGTTGACCTGGGAACTACGGTCGGCGACACAGCTTGCAAGCCTTTGGCACACAGTGGGTGGCAGTCAGGAAGCGCGGGAGATGCTGTTGTCAGCCTATGGCCGATTTGAAGAAGGTTTCTGGACCGCAGACCTGCGCCGCGCGCGCGCAGTTCTCGATCAAGCCTGATATGTTCCTCGGATCGCAGCGAACGTTTCAGAGAGGGCGTAATGAGCGTTTTCGACCCTGAGAGCCCAGGGACATATGCCTTCGGACCATTTTCGCTGGTTCCCGAACGCCAAGCCCTGTTAAGAGGCGACGAAGCAATTCGGGTGGGCGGTAGGGCGCTCGATATTTTGACGGTGCTCGTGGAAAAAGCGGGCAATCTGGTCACCAAGACCGAGCTCAACCAGCGTGTCTGGCCGAACCAGATAGTCGACGAGGGCAATCTCAAGGTTAACATGGCTGCACTGAGGCGCGCGCTTGGTGAAGAACCTGGGCAAGACAGGTATATCAAAACAGTGCCTGGACGGGGCTACCAATTTGTTGCGGCGGTCCAAGCCAGCAGGGCTGCAGCACACCGCCTATTGGAGGCCGGCAATTTGCCGACCAATTCGACGCGGATCTTTGGTCGAGACCAAGAGATCGAGACAATAGCGGGGGAACTCGCCCTCAACCGCTTGGTCTCGATCGTAGGCGGCGGTGGAATTGGCAAGACGACAGTCGCACTGGCCGTCGCGGAGAAAATCGCCGGCAACGTCAAAGACGGTGTCTGGCTGGTGGATTTTGCACCGATCAGGGGGCCGGGCCTTGTCGCCAATGCGATCGCTGTTGCTATCGGACTTGAAGTCCATTCTGCCGACGTTCTGGCGACGATATGCAAATCTGTCAGCGACCGCGAAATGCTGCTCGTCCTAGACAATTGCGAGCATCTCACCCAAGCCGTGGCAGAGTGCGCCACTCAGCTTCTCAAAGACGCCCCTGCGCTCAAGGTTCTGGTGACAAGTCGTGAACCGCTCGGGGCCGCGGGTGAGCGCGTTTACTGTCTCCCTCAGTTGGCCTCGCCTGACGTTTCCTCGCCCCTTACGGCTGAAACTGCGATGCGATTTCCCGCAATTCAGCTCTTTGTCGACCGTGCGACAGACAGGATGGAGGCGTTCACACTCAACGATGCGGAAGCACCTGTCGTGGCCGACATCTGTCGGGGGTTGGATGGTATCGCGCTTGCGATAGAGCTCGCTGCTATGCGCATCGACGTGTTTGGCGTTGTCGGGCTGCGGACGCAGCTCGACGACAGGTTTCGGCTTCTGGCCGGGCGGCGTGGCGGCCTTGAGCGTCATCGTACGCTGGGGGCAACGCTCGACTGGAGCTATGGGCTGCTATCGGCGCGAGAGGCGGAAACCCTACTTGCCTTGTCGGTCTTTGCCGGTTCTTTTGATGTCGCGGCAGCCTCTGCAATCTCAAGCCACCCCCCCAGCGAGACGGCAAAGATGCTTTCACAGCTCGCATCCAAATCCCTCCTTGTCTCTGATCAGGCTGGCAAGCGAACAGGCTACCGATTTCTGGAGACCACGCGGGCGTATTGCAGAGATCGGCTGCACGCTGGCCGCGAGGAAGCGATCGCCCAGCTAAGACACGCGACCCATGTTTGCGACACGCTTGAGCGCGGCGCCAATGAATGGATGAACATGCCCGCACGCGAATGGGGAGAAAAATTCGGGAATCTGATAGACGACTTGCGCAATGCGCTCGACTTTCTCGGACAACGGGACGAGGAGCGGGCACTGCTCGTTCGCCTTACAGTCGCCGGATGTCTTTTGTGGAACCATTTTTCGCTCGTTGAGGAGTGCCGCATAAGGGTCAGACGTGCGATCGATGAATTGGTCAATGCCGGATTGGCGGGCACAAGTCTCGAAGTTCGGCTGCAGTTCTCGTTGGCTGCGGCGACGATGTTGACACATGGATTGACGCCTGAAGCATCCGCAGCTGCCGACCGCGCCTTGTTCGTAGCCGTGCAGACTGGAGACACCGACTACAGGCTGCGCTGCTTACGACTTGTAGGAGCGTTCGAGCTTTGGACGGGTAAACATGACTCGGCCATTCGCACACTTGCAACCTTTTCCCAATTAACCCCGTCAGAAGACGTGTCGGCATTGATAGAAGGCTCAACCCATCAGGCGATTGGAGAGCTTTTTGTAGGACAGTTGAATACTGCAAAGGCGCGACTGCAAGAGCTCAAATTGGATTTGCCGGATTTCGAAGATTCGCAGTTCGTCAGATTCCTCGACAGCAAGCACGTCAACGTCATGAACGTCCTTTCCCATGTGGAGTGGATCACCGGTTCGCCTGAAACGGCGGAACAGATCGCAATGCGTGCGGTCGAATACGGACGTGAATCCAGGCATGCGATTTCCTATTCGCATGCCCTCGCCTTTGCGACACCCGTGCTGTTCTGGAATGGTCAATATACGAAGGCTGCCGAACACCTGGCAATTTTCCGGGAGCATCTCATGCGGCACGGCATCGCCGTCTGGCGACCGGTTGCGCGCTTCTATGATGGTGCGATAACCTGCAGTCACGGCGAAGTCAGTGAGAGCGGTCTCCATGACATTGAGCAAGCTATCCTGGAACTGCGATCGCTGAATCATTTTGTACGCATGCCGTACTATCTCGGGGTGCACGCCTATTTCAGAGCTGCGGCCGGAGATCACGAGATGGCCTCCTTCATCATGAAAGAAGCGCTCGAATGTTCACGCATCCAGAACGAGCGATGGTGCCTTCCCGAGATCCTGCGCTTCAATGCATCCATCGTCTATCGGCAAGGATTAACGGACGCGGCAGAACATTTCCTCCACGCATCCCTCGCGGCAGCAGCCGAGATCAATGCCCGCTCTTGGCAGCTTCGTACATCCAATGATCTTGCCCGGCTCTTGATTTCCCGGTCGCAGAGAGAAGCTGCCAGGCAAGTGTTGAACCCGATCTACGAAACCTTCACGGAAGGGTACCAGACCCGTGATGTTTCCGAGGCCGCCGCGATCCTCGCGGCAGCATGAAACTGGCGACCGAAAAGCCGCCTCCGGTTGACTCGCGCTGGACTAGCTCTGGAAAAAGACCAACAGATCTTCGTTGATAACGTCTGGATGCGTCGTGCACATGCCGTGGCTGAGACCCGGATAAGCTTTGAGCGTACCGTTTCGAAGGAGATCGACAGTGGTCGCGGCCGCCAATGGGAAAGGCACGATCTGGTCGGCCTCGCCGTGCATCACGAGAACCGGTTGATCGATCGCCTTGAGATCTGCGGTGAAGTCAGTCTCCGAAAGAGCCCTGACGCAATCATGTTGCGCCTTGACGCCTCCCATCATCGCCTGTCGCCACCAGTTTCGAATGACACCCTCGACCGGGGTAGCACCCGTCATGTTGTATCCAAAAAACGGACCGGACGGAATCTCGAGGAAGAACTGGGCGCGATTGACCGAAATCGCTTGCCGAAAGCCGTTGAAGGCCTCGATAGGAATGCCCCCAGGATTGCCCGATGTCTTCAAGATCAGCGGGGTGATCGCGGCAATCAGCACCGCCTTCGACACGCGGCCCTTGTCGGCGCGTGCGACATAGCGGGCGACCTCGCCGCCACCGGTTGAATGACCGATATGGATCGCATCGCGCAGGTCGAGATGGCTCACCAACTCGGCCATATCGGCCGCATAGGTGTCCATGTTATTTCCTGTGGCGGTCTGGGTCGATCGCCCATGGCCACGACGATCATGGGCGATCACCCGATACCCCTTGGAGACGAAGAACAGCATCTGCGCGTCCCAATCGTCAGCGCTAAGCGGCCACCCATGGTGAAAGACCAACGGCTTGCCGTCGCGTGGTCCCCAGTCCTTGTAGTAGATCTGCGTGCCGTCGATGGTCTTGATGAAGGACATATCGGGAATCTCCATGCTGTTCTCGCTGCGCGGTTCGGCGGCGAGCGCGATTGTGGGAAGGAGTGAGGCGGCCATGCTCGCCACTCCAGCAAGCAACAGTTCGCGCCGATTTGCCGTCAGCAGAGGTGTCTTGGCGTTGGTGGTCATTCCAGCCTGCCTTTGAAGGTGATCGAGGTCGAATGCAGGACACAGGGTGCCGGAGACGGTTGTGGGAGACGAGTTAAAGGACGAAAATCGGTGAGAATTCGGACGCATCAGCGATGCTCGCGGGTTCGCCTTGTGGGCTTCACCGCATTTCCCAACACTTCACGCGCGCAGCCAGTCTGATGTGCCTAGCCTTGGGTGAGATCAATCAACCGCGATTAACTCCCCCTGCCCTCGGTTCGGTTCAAAGGACAAGAAACGATGAAGATCTATATGTTCTCGCTGGCAGCCGGCCTGTTGGTCGGTGTGGTCTACAGCCTGCTTAATGTCCGCTCACCGGCACCGCCCGTCATCGCGCTCATTGGCCTGTTCGGCATCCTCGCTGGCGAGCAGGTGGTGCCTGTAGCCAGGCGAATCCTCTCGCGCGAGCCCATGAACATCTCATGGTTCCGCACACATTGTGCCCCGCACATTCTCGGTGAACTCCCGACGGCAAGACCGCGCGGCGCGGAGGCAAACGATGCGAGGAATGGCTGATGACCACGCGACGCGCCTTTCTCGGCGGTGCCTCCGGCCTTGCCATGGCCAATCTGTTCTCGCCTGCCAATGCCGCCTATCCCGGCAAGACAGGAGGCCAATCCATGCATCCTGACCTCATCCTTTATCGCGGCCTGATCACGACACTTGACCGGACAAGACCCAACGCGACCGCAGTCGCCATCCAGGACGGCCTCTTTCAGGAGGTCGGCACGGATGCCGAGATCATGGCGCTGGCCGGGCCCGACACGAAGATCATCGATCTCAAGGGCAAGCGTGTCCTGCCGGGTCTGATCGACAATCACACCCATGTCGTGCGCGGTGGTTTGAACTACAACATGGAACTCCGCTGGGACGGTATTCGTTCGCTGGCCGATGCGATGGACATGCTGAAACGG
Coding sequences:
- a CDS encoding alpha/beta fold hydrolase; its protein translation is MRRILMSLLLATTLASTVAPPLTAHADELANASLVVPTVHYRSVAIDGVKVSYREAGPVDGPVVLLLHGFPTSSHMFRNLIPLLADKYRVIAPDYPGYGQSDAPDHSKFAYTFANQADIVDKLVTKLGADRYTMYVMDYGAPIGYRVALKHPERVSGLIVQNGNAYDEGLQSPFWDPIKVYWADRSQKNRDALSGLVTLSVTKFQYTDGMGDVERISPDNWVHDQALLDRPGNQDVQLDMLGDYGSNVPLYPDFQAFFRKHQPPTLIVWGKNDKIFPEEGAHPYLRDLPKAEVHILDSGHFALEDRLDVMAPLIHDFLDRNHAMR
- a CDS encoding nuclear transport factor 2 family protein, giving the protein MSRPPLPPFTEETAREKVRLAEDGWNSRDAARVALAYTEDTEWRNRAEFPRGRAEARAFLERKWAKELDYRLIKELWAFSGNRIAVRYAYEYHDDSGNWFRAYGNENWEFAPDGLMRQRFASINEHPMREDERKFRWPLGRRPDDHLGLSDLGL
- a CDS encoding GNAT family N-acetyltransferase, giving the protein MTEEDELAYASIAEGCAVSLPFAPAIGLNRVLGLTDTESLEAALGWFAGRGGTRHVQIDASSASASVLQWISDRGLKRNGASWVKLACPAPVSPGYRNGAIEVRLASEAEAELFGALMCRGFGFPPRLAPLWSGIVGKPSWSCHLAYLDETPVGSAIMYTAGGYAWLGGGTTLPEYRNRGVQTALIHDRMSIGAALGVTVFASETAEPESGKSRVSYDNLVKLGFEPVYTRQNYLIED
- a CDS encoding isochorismatase family protein — its product is MSTSIHTKSSVLASGGGIALIDPADAVILLLDHQSGLFQTVKDIPVADLRRNVAMIARLATLLDIPVITTASEPNGSNGPLMPEIHEDAPHAVYVPRKGEVNAWDNDDFVAQVKSTGRKTLVMAGVWTSVCVMFPALDAVAAGYGVYAVIDASGDPSEMASRVSVARFVQGGVKPTSTNALLSELHRTWARPEAAELAKLYGMVAPNYAAVSESYQRAQQAARNAS
- a CDS encoding ATP-binding protein, which translates into the protein MFDRTRDGYFAFGPYYLYPTCRILKRGDDAVAIGSRAFDMLVALVQRQGEVLSRRELMSFAWPGLNVEDSNVRVQMAHLRREIHCGDNGERYVVSIAGRGYCFVAPAEWRDAPEGAPTTSGPIDLQMVSDEVRLPNRYLQPVGREESLADLIQSISEKRLVTIVGAGGAGKSTLAVMASQATTSFERIHFVDLSAVVDGETLLAAIGVSAGIDSCDIMLDRVVASLSLHRTLLVLDNCEHVIDAVADVVDHIMRQTSVVHILATSREAFRLSGETIHLLGPLAVPLATDNLSAQHALEWPAVQLFVQRAIESGLAGPMDDEQVGAVAAICRRLDGNPLAIELVASRTGAYGLERVADLLDNRLVLSWRGNRYAPQRHRTVRSMLDLSYSGLAPKDQKVLRALSIFQGPFSLDAALTVVGGDDLEDADVAAAIGNLVDKSLLHFHPGTDVASLRLSEFTKTYAAAKLAETMEREHVQRRHVSYMSQTVKMLTNVAEDARIAPQRIAAPAA